Genomic segment of Ictalurus furcatus strain D&B chromosome 9, Billie_1.0, whole genome shotgun sequence:
TGTTCTATTGGtgatctgctttttttttgcacaaaacgTACCTTTTTGGAATTATTAtaacttttggaattggtctcatcagaccagaacacattttgccacatggtttgggggtATGTTAGTttggcttggatgtttttttgttttttgtgctgttcgtctctctctcgctcgctgtGGGAGGTACTGAATGCACGAACAGGCACATCCAAGTAAATTGGGCCAacaagaccccccccccccccccgctacAATCGCATAAACTATGCtttaggcttgctgcgatagccGGTGCTCGGCTGCACACGGATTATTTCACTTGCCCACTGCAGCACTGCCCCACTGTCGTTTTGCCTTttcatagtaataaaaatcatttagttcagttagagaacagaCGCTACAATAAAAACTGAACACgcctgctcaattcagcatgagtcGATTGAGTcggagtcgcagcacagatcagcaggagtcattTATCATGTTATCgagtgaggtgagctgactgacaagataatggtggaagatttggtttcGAAACTTATATGTTTCTAATATAAGTGAGTTTGTCATTGTGCTGTTTTgtagttgtgtttttcattaagaattagggatgtcacgagaaccgatactggtaccaagtcagtaccaacattcttaaaacgtgaatgtacttgtttttctgcagtagcgtttGTACCATTTGTAACGAAAGTACCGTATGTAccgaggttgcgattcttctggacctgatgggggcagcaaatacgcgcaagtgttttagtcggtccacaagtggtgaagaagaagaggaacgcctacaagcacacgggaaaaaccacagaagtttagcttagcttaacaagtttagctccgcctcGACTCGTttagaggaaagctagtatcggtttcctgtgtgcaaccgatgctatcattcatttcaaacaaagcgaggaaccacctggaatttggcgaagcacctgaaagacggtcctatattatatttgtttgaggcagctggcattgtggccgtgaaaccagctaacgttatgctccatgtaatgtttgcgatagccagttatttgttaatgacgctaaggcattgcaatgttataaactacttcctaatgggccaccatgcatcgccattcagcccatgTCCTGTCAGCATAAAGTAGAataatgtcacaaataattattgaaatgttaatggttttaataaatcgttttggcctgccaccatatctgtgaatttaaactaatgtttGCAGTCAGAGTATAatgggtgtgtgcgtgcgcatgcATTTAGGACTGCACCTTAGACTCCCAACTtattaatgacaaataaaacacctccactgttttattagtcattgtcagacagtctttgataactaaaatacgcCCCcccacactctcactcactctctctctctctctctctctctctctctctctctctctctctgtgtctctctctctctctgctagtattagccagaggaggatgtcctccacgagagtttttaattttattttttaaattttattttttaaattttattttcataccccaccttggtatcgagtatcgtgtacttttggtggtatcggtaccgactactagatttttggtatcgtgacatccctattaagaataataatgaatccaCCTTTCAAGCAATTGCTGCTAATTCGAAAGCAAAAGTGAAATGAACACAGCCCCTGGGCTCCCCCTCACAGTGATATCGGTGTTACATGTGTTGTCACGCTTCAATTAACCAGTGGGAAAATTTCCTTGCTGTCACATCCCTACTATGCATAGTCCATCCAAAAcattacagtgcaaaataaagacagaagtGAGCTGACCGAATTTTTTCCAGTTTGTCCAGTAAACCTTCATTCCTGGACACATTGGCTAGCACCAAATGTTCTCAGCGGAAACTGTGTACCATATGTGGTACGTAAGCTCTTCGTGTACCATACCTTCAGTATTTGGCTGAAACCAAggacatgtgaaaaaaatcatctgatctttatttggggttattcagaataatttaattgatgacagctgtatgataattacttttgaatatgagattgaatgtgattggatcattctgaacacagccacacccacagttataaaagggtgtgcacttttatgcaaccaggttatagtaattttttttattttattttttttttaaagttcctatttttccctaaaatttTTGTCACTTAATTTTCATATGCTGTAATTtctcattgactacgtttacatggacagtaataatctaattattgaccttactctaaataagacaatattgtgattaaggtgtttacatgagtcatgTTACCGttttacgttatagaacatagatcaattaatagcacacgtcattacgtccctgcgccacgccgtccgacgttccctccagaatttcacgtatcaacgtttagttcatcttcgttatgttaccgtatacagttttggtttttatttaaaattttacgaAAACTTCAagataattatttatcatgctgtacgtgcaaatagatgactgcttgaagccgtgggctgcgtcccaaactgtgtacttacctactatatagtagccgaaatacatgtatttcacctactatatagagtagtaggtaagtacgcggttttggacgcaCCCGTGcactcttgtttgccgtcaaacggttgagcgctgccgtgtgtacgtgtcttgtcacaaaatgcagtgaaaatcccacacgacgttaataatgtgattaaggtgtgtacatgtttgtaatacacgtcgataatgcgactaaaacagtaatactccacacatcttaattcgatttgtgtttacttcgagtatgactttagtcaaattaaggtaataaaaaattgctgtttacatgctagtttcttaatccgagtattgtcttaattgggttaatatcggaatattggtgtccatgtaaacgtactgactgagggtggaaaaagttctgacatgatttatcacataaacctgccattttaacaggggtgtgtagacttttattttttatatccactgtagttGTACtacttttcttatttttgagAATAACTTTTCCTCTAAATCTCTTACATTGGGCACTTGTTTATCAAGCTGGTTGTGAATGACTTCATTTGCAAATCTTTTGTATGAGCATTTACCCAAGAAATTGTGTAGTCATGAAAATCACATAGTTCTGAaaaacatttgatcttttgGGGGAGTAATTTCTCAACTAAAATTGATGATCAATTTGGTTAATTAAGCGGCATGTCATgtaattaattcaattaaaaattttaatcgATTGACAGCCCTAGTTTGTACCCTACTCATGCTCccaggtgtgtgtatatttatgcataagaagactaattaatgtaaaccttgatTGATCAGcttcaaattatattatttgcgAAGgagttattacattttaatattatacaGATTACACTGTTAAAAATTGCTTGTTTATTTCAGTTGTGGGTGCACACaaatttaatatttcataatcaTTTTATGTAGGTCATTTCATAAAAATGGCGTTACAGAAATATTAAGTATAAAAACAAAGACAGCAAGCCAACCCAAATCCATTTTAAGACTAATAAGACTAGTCATTCAGTTAAGAAGAAATGCTGCTGTATAAAAGGAGGGTGGGATGGGCTGTGCACACAGATCAGTTCTGTTTGCCACAgaatcttctctttttttttgtaattaacacttttattgattcacaagttaacacaaatagacaaacaacatgaatcaaactattttaacgTAAATCCTCACTataacccctccccctaccaacctcccaccccaccctggtccccccacgaacacccctgtggtcaatagaatataaactcacatatccaataaaaaaataaataaaaatacacacagttaaaaaaaaataataaaaatacaataatcaagtataatcatAGACTAAACTCTAAATTATACTCTCCACTGCCCCTCCTCGAGAGTCCCCCAAAAACGCCAAATAActgctccatttcttcctgaaggaattcccaaCTCCAATCCTTCTGCTCGACCCCTCCTCAAAGGCAGCCACCCTCCCCATCTCCATACACCACTCTGGAAACGAGGGCGCTCCATCTGATTTCCACAGAATCTTctcttttaatgctgtggaGCACTTTAGAGCCAGCACTAATTTGGCTGACAACCTTCAATGAGCTGTATATTCCCTAGTGTTTAGCTTGCTGTAATCCAGCATGTTCCTGAATACTTGAAAGAGCATTTCTCATCCAGCCCTAAACAAAAACCATAGTGAGGACAGAGTACTACATGTCAGCGCCTCATCATATCTGTAAAGTAAACATTACTGGCATAAACGGGAAAAAATTCAGccattcatttaatttacatgccaagttttttcacattttaaacttGACCTCATGACTTTTAGTTGATGCAGTGTCCTCCACCACTGTGGCCATAGGGTCCATCTTTTCTAAGGCAGCATCGATGATTTTAGCATTTTCAGGTGCTGTGACTGCTGGTTATGCTACTaaattatactttttattttgtagTCAATATTTGCAGTCTGCCTCTGAAAAATTCCTTTTGAAAtagccttttatggagttttgtggacGTCACCAAATTCAAGTCCTCCGTGTTGTGCACACGCCCAGTGATTAATGGGTTAGTGGGCACTgtgatggggtttttttcaattttttttttctatatatattttttaattaaataaatacaaactctGATTGGATGCAGCTGATAGGATGTTAAATTTTGTACTgaatctttaaaattgtaaaatgctTTAGAGTTAAATAATTTTTGTAGACAAGTATCATTGAACATTATATCGTCATACATATTGTATATCATAGAAATGTCCTtttctaataatataatattttaaaatatttttataatatttatataataatatttttcgtcatatcgcccacctCATTTCAAGTTTTAATAACGAAAACAAGTAGGCTTATAAAATATCAACTTGTATCTAGTTCACTGGTAGGCTaaaagtgagatttttttttttaaccctgttTCTACCATGTTAGTAGAAAAACTATAAAGGCAGCTGTTTTCTTTGTCTTAATTCATAAGTTGTTGCACATGTGGCTGTGGTTTCTggacattgttgttgttgttattattattgttatcattattattttgtaaaccTGCTGCAAACACATTGATGATAAATGTTTGCTGGCAAAcaccaaaaatgtaaaaattgagCTGATCTTTTATTATTCTGCAGGCCAAGCTTTTCTGTCATGTTGCATGCCACTTACTTATACTTTGTTTAGTTGCTTTCTCAATATGAGTAGGTAAATATATCATGCACATGGCGTGTATTGTACCGTCACATTACTAGGTTTTACCATTGTATACATTCAAATAAAGTTTATAATCCTGATGAAATAAACTTTCTGCCACCAGGTTTAAAATTGCTGCTTATTAATGTGGAGCAGTTTATAATGCTCTGATAagcttttaacttttaatttatttgcagCACTCCATCATCTTGCAGTTTTCTCAAGGGCACAAAGGGCATAAAGCTGAGTTTAaactcaaaaaaattttaaactcaAAGAAAAATTGAAATTAAAGTATTAGTTCATTTTGTCTGAGTATTTGAGCATATATTTGTGTAAATAGCACAAATGATGTTTGAACATGAGTGTGACAGCAGAAAAAAGCCCACTGGAGTTGCTATTTAATAAAACTTAGTTTTCATACATTCTTCTCAAAATCTTAtgtcttgtgtgttttgtgtttgcatgATCTACAGGCTGCTGACCTAAGTAAGCCAATAGACAAAAGGATATACAAGGGAACACAGCCCACTTGCCATGACTTTAACCACCTCACTGCCACGGCTGAAAGCGTGTCACTGCTTGTGGGCTTCTCAGCCGGACAGGTGCAGCTTATTGACCCTATCAAGAAAGAGACGAGTAAGCTCTTCAATGAAGAAGTAAGTGTGTAAAAGATTGCTCTAGGATTTGAATCCATTTCTCCTGTTTATGCTGTGTTCTGTGTTTGCGAAAAAACAATCACTGGGACTGTTGCAAACATGTTTTAATGCCATGAGACATAAAGATAATAAACGGCAGTGTTTCTGATACACGTTCATCTGTGTTAtgttttttacacaatttatgcaaaagtatttgatttcatctgtttttgtgtctcatacaaaatagttttagatcttcaaacaaaatacaacattaatCAAAaacaatctgagtaaacacacaatatttatttatgtattttattgaagcaaaaaagttatcccaCACCCATCACCaatttgaaaaactaattgcccccttaaacttaaaatctgtttgtgccacctttagcagcaataactgcaaccaaatacttccgataactggaagTCAGTCtctcacttacttctaggactaggacttactcctatgctttggatcattttcttgctGCGTAATCCAGTTGTACTTGAGTTTCAGCTTATAGACTGAAGGCCAGACATTcttctttagaattttctggtagagagcagaattcatgtttccctcaattataaGTTGCCCAttccctgaagcagcaaagcatcctcacactaccaccaccatgcttgaccgtaggtatgatgatctttttgtataattctgtgtttggtttatgccagatgtaacaggacctaTAATTcaatgtgtaatattttaaaaacggaagcagcacaaactaaacttttagtggcacaaacgattgagactatttggaGTGAATTTGGAGCGTGtggggggctgagtgaccccagaatgacctataaatattcttttaatatctccagaaccgaagcagcacaaacgaaaatttttacggcacaaacgattgagactattttgccaACGTTTTGGATTGGGTGGGGGGGCCAACTTCACACAGGTTGTTTGATGATGTCCTTGGCTTTTTTGTGAcctcctggatgagtagttactgtactcttggaggaattttagaaaGTCGACCACTTCtgtgaaggttcactactgtgcagagttttgatcatttctggaatttctttcaattttggcatagtgtgttactgggtaaaacctttttaaccaacttcatgcggTTTAACaagttctgtttaagtgttgatttgattgaacagggattgcagtaatcagacctggttgtgtctagtccagctgaaccccattatgaatgcagtttcatagatttggggacaAATACATTGTCAcataggcccagttggtattgggataagttttttgcttcaataaatagcattatcatttaaagtatttattttgtgtttaatcaggttgcctttgttttatcttagatttttttttaatttctgaaacaaaacaaaatttagtatgagatgtacacaaacggaagaaatcaggatatatatatatatataggaaaatactttttcacagctttgTATTGTGTTAAATCTTTTAGTGTCTTGGTGGCATTAATACAATTTGGTCATATTTGTATGCTGATCTCAGGCCAGTATAAATTTGACTTTATGAGGAAAATCTTCAGTTGTAGTTAAAAAAATTGATTTAACAATGTTTCTTTTTCACATGCTATCTATATTATTTCATTACCtgcattttaatgatttatttgaaTGATGTTTAACAGCAGTTGCATTGTGGGTGTGTGCTAATTTAGCAGTAATCTAGTTATGTACTTATGTACCCAAAAGATTTAGCAATGTGCTGTTGACCTCCTaacaaaaccttttcttttcttccccatCACCCACTCTCACACTCCAATGACTCCTGCCAATAACCACTCTCAGAGACTAATAGACAAATCTAGAGTGACGTGTGTGAAATGGGTGCCTGGCTCCGAGAGTCTATtccttgtagcccattccagtgGGAGCATGTACCTGTACAATGTGGAGCATGCGTGTGGTACTGCTGCACCTCACTATCAGCTGCTCAAGCAAGGCGAGAGTTACACTGTGCATACGTGCAAGAGCAAGTCAACACGCAACCCATTGCTGAAGTGGACGGTAGGCGAGGGTGCATTAAATGAGTTTGCTTTCTCACCTGATGGCAAGTTTGTGGCATGCGCAAGCCAGGATGGCTTTCTGCGCGTGTTCCACTTTGATGGTGCTGAACTGCATGGAACTATGCGCAGCTATTTTGGTGGCCTGCTTTGTGTGTGCTGGAGCCCAGATGGTCGCTATGTGGTAGCAGGTGGTGAAGATGATCTGGTGACTGTGTGGTCATTCAGTGAGCGGCGTGTGGTTGCTCGAGGCCATGGTCATAAGTCCTGGGTAAGTGTGGTGGCCTTCGACCACTACACCACCAGCGTAGAGGAGACCGAACCCAACGAGTTCAGTGGAAGTGATGACGACCTGCAGGAGCAAGCACTCGCAGGCCGTGAGCGTGCCAACAGCACACACTCGCGCCTCTCAAAACGAAACTCCACAGATGGACGTCCACTCAGCGTTACCTACCGTTTTGGATCTGTGGGACAGGACACTCAGTTGTGCCTGTGGGACTTGACGGAGGACATTTTGTTCCCACATCTACCGTTATCCCGAACCAGAACCCATACCAATGTCATGAATGCCACAAGTCTCCCAGTCTCGGGAAGTGGAGGAGGAGtaagtggaggaggaggtggaacAATAATCACAAGCATCAACAACCCAAGTGCCAACGGAggaagtagcagcagcagcaacagtgGTTCCAATACTCCTGGCAACTCTGTGCCTGCACCGCTGCCACGCTCCAACAGCCTTCCGCACTCAGCTGCCTCTAGTGGCAGTGGCAACAGCAAATGTGGCACGATGGACAACACCAACGCAGTTCCCTCAAGTGTAAGCAAGTTTGCTACATTGGCACTTCATGAGCGCAAGGAGCGACATCATGACAAGGAGCACAAGCGCAATCACAGCATGGGCCACATAAGCAGCAAGAGCAGTGACAAATTGCATCTACTCGCTAAGACGAGCAGAGCGGACGCAGCTAAGACGCTGGGCACACCACTCTGTCCACGAATGGAAGATGTGCCGCTGCTTGAGCCACTCATTTGCAAGAAAATAGCACATGAGCGGCTCACCGTACTTATCTTTCTTGAGGACTGCATAGTCACTGCATGTCAGGAGGGATTTATTTGCACGTGGGCCAGGCCTGGGAAAGTGGTAAGTTCCATGTAAATCCAAATTGCATTCAGATTTTAGACATGGGTAGTCTGCCTTATTCTTCCCAGCAAAGCTAAGCAAGTATCTGTGTgaatctttttaaataaagaccACTAGCATTTAGTCAGGTTTTTTGATTAATTACCAATTAATGTCAGGCATACTTAAAAAACTAAAGTCGGGACTGTACAAGGGTGAGTCAGAAAAAaggcttctttttctttttcttttttttgcattgtttattttgaATAGGTGTCACAAAAGTGTATAAATTTACATAAACTTCATTTTGTTCCATACAAGTATTAATAAAAATGGATTTctctagaattttttttttattcagttctaATTTGTCAAACTTTtaaagttttcatttgactcaccctcATAAATACACTTAACGAGTTATGTGACTAATGCTtgtaaaatttaaacaaaattatacAAACTATGCATGCATGTGGTCTGTTGAACAGCAGCAGAAATACTTTCTTGTGTAGCGAAGTACCCTTGATAAACAAAACTTAAGA
This window contains:
- the wdr20a gene encoding WD repeat-containing protein 20, with amino-acid sequence MQISKMAAEGGGKEMNEIKTQFTTREGAYKLLTHSEYSRPNRVPFNSQGSNPVKVSFVNVNDQSGNGDRICFNVGRELYFYIYKGVRKAADLSKPIDKRIYKGTQPTCHDFNHLTATAESVSLLVGFSAGQVQLIDPIKKETSKLFNEERLIDKSRVTCVKWVPGSESLFLVAHSSGSMYLYNVEHACGTAAPHYQLLKQGESYTVHTCKSKSTRNPLLKWTVGEGALNEFAFSPDGKFVACASQDGFLRVFHFDGAELHGTMRSYFGGLLCVCWSPDGRYVVAGGEDDLVTVWSFSERRVVARGHGHKSWVSVVAFDHYTTSVEETEPNEFSGSDDDLQEQALAGRERANSTHSRLSKRNSTDGRPLSVTYRFGSVGQDTQLCLWDLTEDILFPHLPLSRTRTHTNVMNATSLPVSGSGGGVSGGGGGTIITSINNPSANGGSSSSSNSGSNTPGNSVPAPLPRSNSLPHSAASSGSGNSKCGTMDNTNAVPSSVSKFATLALHERKERHHDKEHKRNHSMGHISSKSSDKLHLLAKTSRADAAKTLGTPLCPRMEDVPLLEPLICKKIAHERLTVLIFLEDCIVTACQEGFICTWARPGKVGLLASQNQANSPSGTVV